A window of Fluoribacter dumoffii NY 23 contains these coding sequences:
- the ttcA gene encoding tRNA 2-thiocytidine(32) synthetase TtcA, with protein MSNPSQVEKKLLHYTGKAIADFNMIQKGDRVMVCLSGGKDSFTLLTILEQLRRRSGNKFELFSFTLDQAQPGWDDSALRQWLADRAIPHEILTRDTYSIVKEKIPEGKTYCSLCSRLRRGIIYRYAEEQGYNKIALGHHRDDLVRTLMMSILYNGDIRSMPPKLLSDNKKHIVIRPLCYVQEKDIITFAQEQSYPIIPCTLCGSQENLMRKKVTHLINQLAEENPKVPSNILHALQSLKPSQLMDQSMWNFKNLEQGLITPQVTAMDEVFSTEEFEPLET; from the coding sequence ATGTCCAATCCGTCTCAAGTTGAAAAAAAATTATTGCATTATACAGGCAAAGCCATCGCAGATTTTAACATGATCCAGAAAGGAGATCGGGTCATGGTCTGTTTATCAGGTGGCAAGGATTCCTTTACTCTTTTAACTATACTGGAGCAGTTACGTCGGCGTTCTGGTAATAAGTTTGAACTTTTTTCCTTTACTTTGGATCAGGCGCAACCCGGTTGGGATGATTCCGCTTTACGCCAATGGCTTGCTGATCGCGCCATCCCTCATGAAATACTTACCCGTGATACCTACAGCATTGTCAAAGAGAAAATTCCAGAAGGTAAAACATACTGCTCTTTATGCTCACGCCTGCGACGCGGTATTATTTATCGTTATGCAGAGGAACAGGGCTATAACAAAATCGCCCTCGGCCATCATCGGGATGACTTGGTTCGTACTCTCATGATGTCTATCTTATATAATGGTGATATTCGCTCCATGCCACCCAAGTTACTCAGTGACAATAAAAAACATATAGTCATCAGGCCATTATGTTATGTTCAGGAAAAAGACATCATTACCTTCGCCCAGGAACAATCCTACCCTATCATTCCCTGTACTCTTTGCGGATCCCAGGAAAATCTGATGCGTAAAAAAGTAACGCATTTAATTAATCAGCTTGCCGAGGAAAACCCCAAAGTTCCAAGCAATATTCTGCATGCGCTGCAAAGTCTTAAGCCGAGTCAACTTATGGATCAAAGCATGTGGAATTTCAAAAATCTTGAGCAAGGATTAATTACCCCTCAGGTAACTGCGATGGATGAAGTTTTTAGTACAGAGGAATTTGAACCGCTTGAAACATAA